A genomic window from Triticum urartu cultivar G1812 chromosome 7, Tu2.1, whole genome shotgun sequence includes:
- the LOC125520127 gene encoding uncharacterized protein LOC125520127 has protein sequence MTRRSRERRAAAGDGDPAGPPHYAPDEERRLAEEVLYLHSLWRSGPPAPAGPPARPAGGSRATRASAGGSRPARARPNQRKRRRTERPAADSEEPGADWPLAPSPPASPSPASWPDAAPSSPAPRPQPQQQPSPASLAQRDALRAAEEFFSARGADGDDESEGSESEDGGDAAAEFFLGLFERDAGLRGYYERSHEEGEFRCMGCVGRKRKGRGQARRFRDCVSLVHHARDATRCGRPLAHRALAAAVCRVLGWDVKRLPSIVIDPCGTLGQALLAREGASAAASTAQEAKENVDSVHNDGVDAVKEDVGSEKKGSLNDDRKEDVDSRMNEAALSDGDGAKDGVDTGKIGPPSNNNDGEVHEQGSGAGTAEKEGAIGTKQEHPKSADDMRGTCNVRLENNSSKEEAATENKEEHTDGVVDSRDDIGNLGNNLMDSSKS, from the exons ATGACGCGCCGAAGCCGGGAACGCCGCGCGGCCGCCGGCGACGGAGACCCCGCCGGCCCCCCGCATTACGCCCCCGACGAGGAGCGCCGCCTCGCCGAGGAGGTGCTCTACCTCCACTCCCTCTGGCGCAGCGGCCCGCCCGCCCCCGCCGGTCCTCCCGCGCGACCCGCCGGGGGCTCCCGCGCCACCCGCGCCAGCGCCGGAGGCTCCCGCCCCGCCCGCGCCCGCCCCAACCAGCGGAAGCGCCGCAGGACCGAGCGCCCCGCCGCGGATTCCGAGGAGCCCGGCGCCGACTGGCCCCTCGCGCCCTCCCCGCCCGCCTCCCCATCCCCCGCCTCCTGGCCCGacgccgccccctcctccccaGCGCCCAGGCCGCAGCCGCAGCAGCAGCCTTCCCCCGCCTCGCTCGCGCAGCGGGACGCGCTCCGCGCCGCCGAGGAGTTCTTCTCCGCGCGCGGCGCCGATGGCGACGACGAGTCAGAGGGGTCCGAGTCGGAGGACGGCGGCGACGCGGCGGCCGAGTTCTTCCTGGGGCTGTTCGAGCGGGACGCCGGGCTGCGGGGGTACTACGAGCGGAGCCACGAGGAGGGGGAGTTCCGGTGCATGGGGTGCGTGGGGAGGAAGAGGAAGGGCAGGGGCCAGGCCAGGAGGTTCCGGGACTGCGTCAGCCTCGTGCACCACGCGCGCGACGCCACGCGCTGCGGCAGGCCGCTTGCGCACCGcgcgctcgccgccgccgtctgCCGTGTGCTCGGCTGGGACGTCAAGCGGCTGCCCAGCATCGTCATCGACCCCTGCGGCACGCTCGGCCAGGCGCTGCTCGCCAGGGAGGGGGCGAGTGCCGCCGCTTCCACCGCCCAGGAGGCAAAG GAGAATGTTGATAGTGTGCACAATGATGGCGTGGATGCAGTGAAG GAGGATGTTGGTTCGGAGAAGAAGGGCTCCTTGAATGATGACAGGAAG GAGGATGTTGATAGTAGAATGAATGAGGCCGCATTAAGTGATGGGGATGGAGCAAAG GACGGTGTTGATACAGGGAAGATTGGCCCTCCAAGTAATAACAATGATGGAGAGGTTCATGAGCAAGGGAGTGGTGCAGGAACTGCTGAAAAG GAAGGTGCTATTGGCACTAAACAGGAGCATCCTAAGAGTGCAGATGATATGAGGGGCACTTGTAATGTCAGACTAGAAAACAATTCATCAAAG GAAGAAGCTGCTACAGAGAATAAGGAGGAGCATACTGACGGTGTTGTTGACTCTCGAGATGATATTGGTAACTTGGGAAACAATTTAATGGACTCATCAAAG AGTTGA
- the LOC125524912 gene encoding disease resistance protein RGA5-like, translating into MEAAAGALSPVLRKLGELLAGEYNLEKRVKKGVQSLRTELEMIHAVLREVGKVPLDQLQEPVRIWAGKVRDLSCDMEDAVDDFVVRVDEGPSSKPTNMRNRVKKFLKKTTKLFGNGKALHQISSAIKEAEDLATELVGLRKKYELDMRSTSNGATIDPRVLALHKDVGELVGVDCTRDELIKTLICEDGSSKEQLKTISIVGVGGLGKTTLTKAVYEKIKAQFDRGGRLIESMRESWVPPFLLRGSRDFQSGLIQVRFPTSPPWK; encoded by the coding sequence ATGGAGGCCGCTGCTGGGGCGTTGAGCCCTGTCCTCCGTAAGCTCGGTGAGCTGCTCGCCGGAGAATACAACCTGGAGAAGCGAGTAAAGAAAGGTGTACAATCACTTCGTACAGAACTGGAGATGATACACGCCGTACttcgtgaggttggcaaggtgccaCTGGATCAGCTCCAGGAGCCGGTCCGGATTTGGGCTGGCAAGGTGAGAGACCTCTCTTGCGACATGGAAGACGCTGTTGATGACTTTGTGGTGCGTGTGGATGAGGGTCCAAGCAGCAAGCCAACGAACATGAGGAATCGTGTCAAGAAGTTCCTCAAGAAGACCACCAAATTGTTTGGTAATGGCAAAGCACTTCATCAAATCTCTAGTGCCATCAAAGAAGCTGAGGACCTTGCCACGGAGTTGGTGGGGCTGCGTAAAAAGTATGAGCTTGACATGCGTAGCACTAGCAATGGTGCTACCATTGACCCTCGTGTGTTGGCTCTGCACAAAGATGTAGGGGAGCTTGTTGGCGTTGACTGCACAAGGGATGAGCTTATCAAAACACTGATTTGTGAGGACGGGAGTTCCAAGGAGCAATTGAAGACCATCTCTATTGTTGGTGTTGGTGGGCTAGGCAAGACAACACTCACCAAAGCAGTCTATGAGAAGATCAAAGCCCAATTTGATCGTGGCGGCAGATTGATAGAAAGCATGCGTGAAAGCTGGGTGCCCCCTTTTCTCCTTCGTGGTTCTCGCGACTTCCAAAGTGGGTTAATTCAAGTTCGCTTCCCCACCTCTCCACCCTGGAAATAG
- the LOC125524909 gene encoding disease resistance protein RGA5-like, translating into MFTTTRNVSLSEACLSSSDDTIHRMKPLSDEDSRILFHRRIFQSEDKCPEDLQVVSRDILKKCGGVPLAIIIIASLLASNQRVKQKYEWMHLHNSIGRGVTQGDIVKDMNMILSLSYYDLPSHLKPCLLYLSIFPEDFEIKRDWLIWRWLAEGFIQCDKEETRLFEIGERYFNELMNRSLIQPAKINDEGTVVTCRIHDVVLDLICSLSSAENFIFILNNAECHAPNLQRKFRRLSLHNIKAKVQNHQFDSTSLSKVRTFAVFSPVACDWLPSLSSFHFLRVLDLGNCGSRESSSGLNLKYVRNLIHLRYLGLKGADVHELPVDISKLQLLQILDIQGTRINELPASIVQLRNLICLSVDSGLRLPKGMGNLMSLEVLERVGLSSSSHIVEELRHLTEVMTLGVDCYNMDEDLIDILIKSLGNLHKLQNLHIDDGGRLIDRMCESWVPPPNLRSFDSWDPFFFFSSLCRLPKWVNSRSLPHLSSLAIDVEELQGDDVQIIGMLPALRSLRLAAKRVMGRLVVRADAFPSARCCKFYGFLTWPCLFPPGAMPRVQHLDFWVSYWSIAIGEVDCGMNHLPSLEHVKVTLQRDRFTVNGVDEEVDIAKALLRRATEAHPKRPTIEIYST; encoded by the coding sequence ATGTTCACAACAACCCGCAATGTGAGTTTGTCTGAAGCATGTCTCTCTTCCAGTGATGACACGATTCATAGAATGAAACCTCTTTCTGATGAAGACTCGCGAATACTCTTCCATAGAAGAATATTTCAAAGCGAGGACAAATGTCCAGAAGATTTGCAGGTAGTATCAAGAGACATCTTGAAGAAATGTGGTGGTGTACCATTAGCCATCATTATAATAGCTAGCCTACTTGCTAGTAATCAACGAGTAAAGCAAAAATATGAGTGGATGCATTTGCACAATTCGATTGGCCGTGGAGTTACACAAGGTGATATTGTGAAGGACATGAACATGATATTATCACTCAGCTATTATGATTTGCCATCCCATCTGAAGCCTTGTTTATTATATCTAAGCATCTTTCCTGAAGACTTTGAGATTAAGAGAGATTGGCTGATATGGAGGTGGCTTGCTGAAGGGTTTATCCAATGTGACAAAGAAGAAACCAGGCTGTTTGAGATCGGAGAGCGCTACTTCAACGAGCTCATGAATAGGAGCTTGATCCAGCCAGCGAAAATCAATGACGAAGGAACGGTAGTAACTTGCCGTATACATGATGTGGTGCTTGACCTTATATGCTCACTGTCAAGTGCGGAAAATTTTATCTTCATATTGAATAATGCTGAGTGCCATGCACCTAATCTGCAAAGGAAGTTTCGCAGATTATCACTTCATAATATCAAGGCAAAGGTTCAGAATCATCAGTTTGATAGCACCAGCCTGTCAAAAGTGAGGACCTTTGCTGTTTTTTCTCCCGTTGCTTGTGATTGGTTGCCATCTCTCTCAAGCTTCCATTTTTTACGTGTGCTGGATCTTGGAAATTGTGGCAGCCGTGAAAGTAGCTCTGGTCTCAACCTCAAGTATGTTCGGAATTTAATTCACCTAAGATACTTAGGGCTCAAGGGTGCAGATGTTCACGAACTCCCAGTGGACATAAGCAAGCTGCAGCTTTTGCAGATACTGGACATACAAGGAACTAGAATAAATGAGTTACCTGCAAGTATTGTTCAACTAAGAAATTTGATATGCCTATCTGTCGATAGTGGCTTGAGGCTGCCAAAAGGAATGGGGAACTTGATGTCCCTTGAAGTGCTGGAACGAGTAGGCTTATCCTCATCTTCTCATATTGTGGAAGAGTTGAGGCATCTGACAGAGGTTATGACACTCGGTGTTGACTGTTATAACATGGACGAGGATCTGATTGATATATTAATCAAGTCTCTAGGCAACCTGCACAAATTGCAAAATCTGCATATTGATGATGGTGGCAGATTGATAGATCGCATGTGTGAAAGCTGGGTGCCCCCTCCAAACCTTCGTAGTTTTGATTCATGGGACcccttctttttcttttcgtcgttATGCAGACTTCCAAAGTGGGTCAATTCAAGGTCGCTTCCTCACCTCTCCAGCCTGGCCATAGATGTGGAAGAACTGCAAGGGGATGACGTTCAGATCATTGGGATGCTGCCTGCTCTTCGGTCTCTGCGACTTGCTGCAAAACGAGTGATGGGAAGGTTGGTTGTGAGGGCCGATGCATTCCCATCTGCGAGATGCTGCAAGTTCTACGGGTTTCTGACTTGGCCATGCCTTTTTCCACCTGGAGCTATGCCAAGGGTTCAACACCTTGATTTCTGGGTATCTTATTGGTCGATCGCGATTGGTGAGGTTGACTGTGGCATGAACCACCTCCCTTCTCTCGAGCATGTCAAGGTTACTCTGCAGCGTGATAGGTTCACTGTTAACGGGGTCGATGAAGAGGTGGATATAGCCAAGGCTTTGCTGAGGCGCGCAACAGAAGCCCATCCAAAACGTCCCACCATTGAAATCTATTCGACATAA
- the LOC125524911 gene encoding proteasome subunit beta type-5-A-like has product MIPNLSALENHFGAAAAGSDDLGGLFSADAAGQLALEFPTCNDFDGFQKATKEMVNNKKGTTTLSFIFDKGVIVAADSRASMGGYISSQTVRKIIEINPYMLGTMAGGAADCQFWHRNLGVKCRLHELANKRRISIAGSSKTLANILYSYRGMGLSIGTMIAGFDETGPGLYYVDSEGARLKGSRFSVGSGSLYAYGILDEGYKFNMSVEEAAELARRAIYHATFRDGASGGCVSVYYVGPDGWKKLSGDDVGELHYHYYPVQAAPVEQEMAEAPSAST; this is encoded by the exons ATGATTCCCAACCTCTCCGCCCTCGAGAACCACttcggcgccgccgccgccggcagcGACGACCTCGGCGGCCTCTTCTCCGCCGACGCCGCTGGCCAGCTCGCCCTCGAGTTCCCCACCTGCAACGAC TTCGATGGGTTCCAGAAGGCGACCAAGGAGATGGTGAACAACAAGAAGGGGACCACCACGCTCTCCTTCATCTTCGACAAGGGCGTCATCGTCGCCGCCGACTCCCGGGCCAGCATGGGCGGCTACATAT CCTCGCAAACTGTGAGGAAAATCATCGAGATTAATCCCTACATGCTGGGAACCATGGCTGGAGGTGCTGCTGATTGTCAGTTTTGGCATAGAAACTTGGGGGTCAAG TGCCGGCTCCATGAGCTTGCGAACAAGCGAAGGATCTCTATTGCTGGTTCTTCAAAGACGTTAGCTAATATCCTTTACTCGTACCGCGGGATGGGACTTTCAATCGGTACAATGATTGCTGGATTTGATGAAACT GGTCCGGGCTTGTACTATGTTGATAGCGAGGGTGCAAGGCTCAAGGGAAGCCGATTCTCTGTTGGTTCTGGCTCTCTATATGCTTACGGTATCTTGGATGAGGG TTACAAATTCAACATGTCAGTTGAGGAAGCTGCTGAGTTAGCTCGGCGGGCTATTTACCATGCAACATTCCGTGACGGAGCTAGTGGTGGCTGTGTTAGTG TCTACTACGTTGGCCCTGACGGCTGGAAGAAGCTGTCCGGAGATGATGTCGGAGAGCTGCACTACCACTACTACCCAGTCCAGGCGGCTCCCGTCGAGCAAGAGATGGCCGAGGCCCCCTCTGCGTCAACCTGA